The proteins below come from a single Gossypium raimondii isolate GPD5lz chromosome 2, ASM2569854v1, whole genome shotgun sequence genomic window:
- the LOC105788950 gene encoding uncharacterized protein LOC105788950 isoform X2, with amino-acid sequence MFWKLPSLSASCPVESILDKENFTLEELLDEEEIIQECKALNSRLINFLRDRAQVEQLLRYVVEEPPEDADSKRAFKFPFIACEVFTCEIDVILKTLAEDEELMNLLFSFLQPNRPHSAFLAGYFSKVFICLMLRKSVQLMNYIQVHQDVFHQLVDLIGITSIMEVLVRLVGADDHVYPNCLDVMQWLANSNLLEMIVDKLSSSCPPEVHANAAETLCAITRNVPSALATKLSSPSFVARIFGHALEDSHSKSGLVHSLSVCISLLDPKRSAIASPLMYSFRNQQMYEPPIPINPETINAMLPKLGDLLTLLNVLSDENFLPTTYGELRPPLGKHRLKIVEFIAVLFRTGNEAAEKELISSGTIQRVIDLFFEYPYNNALHHHVESIILSCLESKNDAIVDHLLQECDLIRKLIQTDKHPFLSGDNNQPTLPAAGKHAPRAGNIGHITRISNKLVQLGGSNSCIQTHLQGNSEWNEWQANVLQERNAVENVYRWACGRPTALQDRISDEDDLRDRDYDVAILANTLSQAFGYKWNDDNKEDNGTLDRDDEDVYFDDESAEVVVSSLRLGDDQGSSLFTNSDWFAFQDDRTGNAPAATSQTEVMDEINLNGTTNGGNGGSDDEVVLGGENELNESKQSVTGTSTSYAMNGFDNSMTSGDLNPQGEKSNASYDMRFFGFDASENEDLFGDGPLPEWVGWGESSDLKLGGSSKNPFLDDDSSDVNQPSHIETVVTDVVPLSNGDPILPNVSLDSMDLSDGSVSSDTSQKSPPAVPSLFEEDVEFVGVELEGTEKAMEQALKEGIVGEAGPLKRNIIPKVPQKENSDDGGAGMKEFNDANYWKVDQEVAILE; translated from the exons TCCGCCTCTTGTCCG GTGGAGTCGATATTAGACAAGGAGAACTTTACTTTGGAAGAGCTTCTGGATGAGGAAGAAATAATCCAAGAATGCAAAGCTTTAAATAGTCGACTCatcaattt TCTACGAGATAGAGCCCAGGTTGAGCAGTTACTACGATATGTTGTTGAAGAGCCTCCAGAGGATGCTGATAGCAAACGGGCGTTCAA GTTCCCATTCATTGCCTGTGAGGTATTTACATGTGAGATTGACGTTATTCTGAAGACTTTAGCCGAGGATGAAGAG TTGATGAACTTACTTTTCTCTTTCTTGCAACCAAACCGTCCTCATAGTGCCTTTCTAGCTGGTTATTTCAGTAAG gtttttatatGCCTTATGCTACGGAAGTCTGTTCAACTTATGAATTACATTCAA GTACATCAAGATGTATTCCACCAACTGGTTGATTTAATAGGAATCACATCCATCATGGAG GTATTGGTTCGGTTAGTAGGTGCTGATGATCATGTATATCCGAATTGTTTGGATGTAATGCAATGGTTAGCTAATAGCAATTTGTTGGAAATGATTGTGGATAAATTGAGTTCATCG TGTCCTCCTGAAGTTCACGCTAATGCAGCAGAAACATTATGTGCAATAACACGGAATGTCCCATCTGCTTTAGCTACTAAACTCTCTAGTCCAAG CTTTGTCGCAAGGATATTTGGTCATGCACTGGAAGATTCACACTCAAAATCTGGCCTTGTACACTCGCTCTCAGTTTGTATCTCGTTGTTGGATCCAAAAAGATCAGCAATTGCTTCTCCCTTGATGTATTCTTTCCGAAATCAACAGATGTATGAGCCTCCAATCCCCATAAATCCGGAGACTATTAATGCAATGCTGCCTAAGCTTG GTGACTTACTTACGCTTTTGAATGTCTTATCTGATGAAAATTTTTTGCCTACAACCTATGGAGAATTGAGGCCGCCTCTTGGGAAGCACCGTCTGAAG ATTGTTGAGTTCATTGCTGTGCTGTTTAGAACTGGAAATGAAGCTGCGGAGAAGGAATTGATCAGCTCGGGAACTATCCAACGAGTTATTGATCTTTTCTTTGA GTATCCATACAATAATGCGCTACATCATCATGTGGAAAGTATAATATTATCTTGTCTGGAAAGCAAGAATGATGCAATAGTCGACCATCTTCTTCAAGAATGTGATTTGATCAGGAAATTGATCCAAACTGACAAACATCCATTTCTTTCTGGTGACAATAATCAG CCAACTTTACCTGCTGCTGGAAAACATGCACCACGAGCAGGAAACATTGGTCACATTACACGTATCTCAAATAAACTTGTACAGTTAGGAGGCAGTAATAGCTGCATTCAGACACATCTACAG GGAAATAGCGAATGGAATGAGTGGCAAGCTAATGTTCTGCAAGAACGCAATGCAGTTGAAAATGTTTATCGATGGGCGTGTGG ACGCCCAACAGCATTGCAAGACAGAATAAGCGATGAAGATGATCTTCGTGATAGAGATTATGATGTTGCGATTTTGGCAAATACCCTAAGCCAGGCTTTTGGGTACAAATGGAATGACGATAATAAAGAA GACAATGGTACCCTTGATCGAGATGATGAG GATGTATACTTTGATGATGAATCTGCTGAGGTCGTTGTATCATCCTTGAGGCTCGGTGATGACCAAGGAAG CAGCCTGTTCACGAATTCGGACTGGTTTGCATTCCAAGATGACAGAACCGGTAATGCACCTGCAGCCACATCTCAGACAGAGGTGATGGATGAGATTAACTTGAATGGTACTACTAATGGTGGTAACGGTGGTAGTGATGATGAGGTGGTACTTGGAGGGGAGAACGAGTTGAATGAAAGCAAACAGTCCGTGACTGGCACATCTACTTCCTATGCTATGAATGGATTTGACAATTCCATGACCAGTGGAGACCTGAATCCACAAGGGGAGAAATCAAATGCTTCATATGATATGAGATTCTTTGGGTTTGACGCAAGTGAAAACGAAGACTTATTTGGAGATGGGCCTTTGCCCGAGTGGGTGGGGTGGGGAGAATCATCAGATTTGAAACTAGGTGGTTCAAGCAAAAACCCATTTCTAGACGATGACAGCTCAGATGTCAACCAACCGAGTCATATCGAGACGGTGGTCACTGATGTCGTTCCCCTGTCGAATGGAGACCCCATACTTCCAAATGTTTCCCTAGACTCCATGGATCTGAGTGATGGATCAGTGAGCAGTGATACAAGTCAGAAATCTCCACCAGCAGTTCCCTCTTTGTTCGAAGAGGATGTCGAATTCGTAGGGGTGGAATTAGAAGGTACAGAGAAGGCAATGGAACAAGCTTTAAAAGAAGGAATAGTTGGGGAAGCTGGACCGTTAAAGAGGAACATTATTCCAAAGGTACCACAGAAGGAGAATTCGGACGACGGTGGGGCTGGAATGAAGGAGTTCAATGATGCAAACTATTGGAAGGTCGATCAAGAGGTCGCCATTTTGGAGTAA
- the LOC105788950 gene encoding uncharacterized protein LOC105788950 isoform X1, producing MFWKLPSLSASCPVESILDKENFTLEELLDEEEIIQECKALNSRLINFLRDRAQVEQLLRYVVEEPPEDADSKRAFKFPFIACEVFTCEIDVILKTLAEDEELMNLLFSFLQPNRPHSAFLAGYFSKVFICLMLRKSVQLMNYIQVHQDVFHQLVDLIGITSIMEVLVRLVGADDHVYPNCLDVMQWLANSNLLEMIVDKLSSSCPPEVHANAAETLCAITRNVPSALATKLSSPSFVARIFGHALEDSHSKSGLVHSLSVCISLLDPKRSAIASPLMYSFRNQQMYEPPIPINPETINAMLPKLGDLLTLLNVLSDENFLPTTYGELRPPLGKHRLKIVEFIAVLFRTGNEAAEKELISSGTIQRVIDLFFEYPYNNALHHHVESIILSCLESKNDAIVDHLLQECDLIRKLIQTDKHPFLSGDNNQPTLPAAGKHAPRAGNIGHITRISNKLVQLGGSNSCIQTHLQGNSEWNEWQANVLQERNAVENVYRWACGRPTALQDRISDEDDLRDRDYDVAILANTLSQAFGYKWNDDNKEDNGTLDRDDEDVYFDDESAEVVVSSLRLGDDQGSLFTNSDWFAFQDDRTGNAPAATSQTEVMDEINLNGTTNGGNGGSDDEVVLGGENELNESKQSVTGTSTSYAMNGFDNSMTSGDLNPQGEKSNASYDMRFFGFDASENEDLFGDGPLPEWVGWGESSDLKLGGSSKNPFLDDDSSDVNQPSHIETVVTDVVPLSNGDPILPNVSLDSMDLSDGSVSSDTSQKSPPAVPSLFEEDVEFVGVELEGTEKAMEQALKEGIVGEAGPLKRNIIPKVPQKENSDDGGAGMKEFNDANYWKVDQEVAILE from the exons TCCGCCTCTTGTCCG GTGGAGTCGATATTAGACAAGGAGAACTTTACTTTGGAAGAGCTTCTGGATGAGGAAGAAATAATCCAAGAATGCAAAGCTTTAAATAGTCGACTCatcaattt TCTACGAGATAGAGCCCAGGTTGAGCAGTTACTACGATATGTTGTTGAAGAGCCTCCAGAGGATGCTGATAGCAAACGGGCGTTCAA GTTCCCATTCATTGCCTGTGAGGTATTTACATGTGAGATTGACGTTATTCTGAAGACTTTAGCCGAGGATGAAGAG TTGATGAACTTACTTTTCTCTTTCTTGCAACCAAACCGTCCTCATAGTGCCTTTCTAGCTGGTTATTTCAGTAAG gtttttatatGCCTTATGCTACGGAAGTCTGTTCAACTTATGAATTACATTCAA GTACATCAAGATGTATTCCACCAACTGGTTGATTTAATAGGAATCACATCCATCATGGAG GTATTGGTTCGGTTAGTAGGTGCTGATGATCATGTATATCCGAATTGTTTGGATGTAATGCAATGGTTAGCTAATAGCAATTTGTTGGAAATGATTGTGGATAAATTGAGTTCATCG TGTCCTCCTGAAGTTCACGCTAATGCAGCAGAAACATTATGTGCAATAACACGGAATGTCCCATCTGCTTTAGCTACTAAACTCTCTAGTCCAAG CTTTGTCGCAAGGATATTTGGTCATGCACTGGAAGATTCACACTCAAAATCTGGCCTTGTACACTCGCTCTCAGTTTGTATCTCGTTGTTGGATCCAAAAAGATCAGCAATTGCTTCTCCCTTGATGTATTCTTTCCGAAATCAACAGATGTATGAGCCTCCAATCCCCATAAATCCGGAGACTATTAATGCAATGCTGCCTAAGCTTG GTGACTTACTTACGCTTTTGAATGTCTTATCTGATGAAAATTTTTTGCCTACAACCTATGGAGAATTGAGGCCGCCTCTTGGGAAGCACCGTCTGAAG ATTGTTGAGTTCATTGCTGTGCTGTTTAGAACTGGAAATGAAGCTGCGGAGAAGGAATTGATCAGCTCGGGAACTATCCAACGAGTTATTGATCTTTTCTTTGA GTATCCATACAATAATGCGCTACATCATCATGTGGAAAGTATAATATTATCTTGTCTGGAAAGCAAGAATGATGCAATAGTCGACCATCTTCTTCAAGAATGTGATTTGATCAGGAAATTGATCCAAACTGACAAACATCCATTTCTTTCTGGTGACAATAATCAG CCAACTTTACCTGCTGCTGGAAAACATGCACCACGAGCAGGAAACATTGGTCACATTACACGTATCTCAAATAAACTTGTACAGTTAGGAGGCAGTAATAGCTGCATTCAGACACATCTACAG GGAAATAGCGAATGGAATGAGTGGCAAGCTAATGTTCTGCAAGAACGCAATGCAGTTGAAAATGTTTATCGATGGGCGTGTGG ACGCCCAACAGCATTGCAAGACAGAATAAGCGATGAAGATGATCTTCGTGATAGAGATTATGATGTTGCGATTTTGGCAAATACCCTAAGCCAGGCTTTTGGGTACAAATGGAATGACGATAATAAAGAA GACAATGGTACCCTTGATCGAGATGATGAG GATGTATACTTTGATGATGAATCTGCTGAGGTCGTTGTATCATCCTTGAGGCTCGGTGATGACCAAGGAAG CCTGTTCACGAATTCGGACTGGTTTGCATTCCAAGATGACAGAACCGGTAATGCACCTGCAGCCACATCTCAGACAGAGGTGATGGATGAGATTAACTTGAATGGTACTACTAATGGTGGTAACGGTGGTAGTGATGATGAGGTGGTACTTGGAGGGGAGAACGAGTTGAATGAAAGCAAACAGTCCGTGACTGGCACATCTACTTCCTATGCTATGAATGGATTTGACAATTCCATGACCAGTGGAGACCTGAATCCACAAGGGGAGAAATCAAATGCTTCATATGATATGAGATTCTTTGGGTTTGACGCAAGTGAAAACGAAGACTTATTTGGAGATGGGCCTTTGCCCGAGTGGGTGGGGTGGGGAGAATCATCAGATTTGAAACTAGGTGGTTCAAGCAAAAACCCATTTCTAGACGATGACAGCTCAGATGTCAACCAACCGAGTCATATCGAGACGGTGGTCACTGATGTCGTTCCCCTGTCGAATGGAGACCCCATACTTCCAAATGTTTCCCTAGACTCCATGGATCTGAGTGATGGATCAGTGAGCAGTGATACAAGTCAGAAATCTCCACCAGCAGTTCCCTCTTTGTTCGAAGAGGATGTCGAATTCGTAGGGGTGGAATTAGAAGGTACAGAGAAGGCAATGGAACAAGCTTTAAAAGAAGGAATAGTTGGGGAAGCTGGACCGTTAAAGAGGAACATTATTCCAAAGGTACCACAGAAGGAGAATTCGGACGACGGTGGGGCTGGAATGAAGGAGTTCAATGATGCAAACTATTGGAAGGTCGATCAAGAGGTCGCCATTTTGGAGTAA
- the LOC105788951 gene encoding auxin response factor 10: MKESDKSLDPQLWHACAGPMVQIPPLNSKVFYFPQGHAEHSLAAVDFPSSPPVPALVLCRVASLKFMADTETDEVYAKILLMPLPNTELDLEHVAVFGSDNAEKPASFAKTLTQSDANNGGGFSVPRYCAETIFPPLDYTEDPPVQTVVAVDVHGETWKFRHIYRGTPRRHLLTTGWSTFVNHKKLVAGDSIVFLRSENGGLCVGIRRAKRGTGNGPEAGSPFLSFLREDESKMMMMNRNGDWRGKGKLKAEAVLQAATLAASGQPFEVVYYPRASTPEFCVKASSVKAAMRVPWCCGMRFKMAFETEDSSRISWFMGTVSSVQVVDPIRWPNSPWRLLQVTWDEPDLLQNVKRVSPWLVELVSNVPAVHLSPFSPPRKKSRFPQHLDFPLDGQFPMSAFSSNGNPHGTGCPLVLSDNAPAGIQGARHAQFGLSLSDLHLNNKLQSGLFLPGFQRFDPHSRISDGIMMARRPNGTDNLSCLLTIGNSNVNEKSGNTKRHQFLLFGQPILTEQQLSRSCSSEVVSQVINGNSSLDGSAEKTKDTSDGSRSSLEKSSTAGFLWHQDYRSTETGLDIGHCKVFLDSEDVGRTLDLSVLGSYEELYRRLANMFGIERSKMLGHVLYRDATGAVKQTGEEPFSAFMKTAKRLTIRMDSSNETVARSWLTGIRTAENGLGGPSKRGPLSIFA; encoded by the exons ATGAAGGAATCAGATAAGAGCTTAGATCCACAGTTATGGCATGCATGTGCTGGGCCCATGGTTCAAATCCCACCATTAAACTCCAAGGTCTTTTACTTCCCTCAAGGCCACGCCGAGCACTCACTCGCCGCCGTCGATTTCCCCTCGTCTCCGCCGGTCCCGGCTCTAGTTCTTTGCCGAGTGGCTTCGCTCAAATTCATGGCGGATACCGAAACCGACGAGGTATACGCCAAGATCCTCCTCATGCCGTTACCCAACACAGAGCTCGACCTAGAACACGTCGCCGTTTTCGGCTCCGATAACGCGGAGAAGCCTGCTTCTTTCGCTAAGACATTGACCCAATCCGACGCCAACAACGGCGGTGGGTTTTCGGTCCCGAGGTACTGCGCCGAAACCATTTTCCCGCCGTTGGATTACACGGAGGACCCTCCGGTTCAAACCGTCGTCGCCGTGGATGTCCACGGTGAAACGTGGAAGTTCAGGCATATTTATAGAGGGACCCCGAGGAGGCATTTATTGACTACGGGATGGAGCACTTTCGTGAACCATAAGAAGCTCGTTGCCGGCGATTCCATCGTGTTCTTAAGGTCCGAAAACGGCGGCCTGTGCGTCGGGATCCGACGAGCCAAGCGCGGGACTGGAAACGGACCCGAAGCTGGGTCTCCATTTTTGTCTTTCTTAAGGGAGGACGAGAgtaagatgatgatgatgaaccGAAATGGGGATTGGAGAGGAAAGGGGAAACTGAAGGCGGAAGCTGTTTTACAGGCGGCTACGTTGGCGGCCAGCGGTCAGCCGTTCGAGGTTGTTTATTACCCAAGAGCGAGCACACCGGAGTTTTGCGTTAAGGCGTCGTCGGTGAAGGCGGCAATGAGGGTTCCTTGGTGTTGTGGGATGAGGTTTAAGATGGCTTTCGAGACAGAAGATTCTTCAAGGATTAGTTGGTTCATGGGGACTGTGTCTTCTGTTCAAGTTGTCGATCCCATTCGGTGGCCTAATTCCCCATGGCGACTTCTTCAG GTAACATGGGATGAACCGGATTTGCTTCAAAACGTTAAACGTGTTAGTCCCTGGTTGGTTGAATTGGTATCGAATGTGCCTGCCGTCCACTTGTCGCCGTTCTCCCCACCGAGAAAGAAGTCTAGGTTTCCCCAACATCTCGATTTTCCTCTCGACGGACAATTCCCTATGTCGGCATTTTCAAGCAATGGCAATCCCCATGGGACCGGCTGTCCGTTAGTTTTATCTGATAATGCTCCTGCAGGCATACAGGGAGCCAGGCATGCTCAATTTGGGTTATCTTTATCCGATCTCCATCTTAATAATAAACTGCAGTCCGGACTTTTTCTGCCCGGTTTCCAGCGGTTCGATCCCCACTCTAGAATTTCCGATGGCATCATGATGGCAAGGCGCCCTAATGGTACTGATAATCTTTCTTGCTTGTTAACAATCGGGAATTCTAATGTGAATGAGAAATCTGGCAACACAAAAAGACACCAGTTTTTACTCTTTGGTCAGCCGATACTTACTGAGCAGCAGCTCTCTCGTAGCTGTTCAAGTGAAGTTGTCTCACAAGTTATTAACGGAAATAGTTCGTTAGATGGCAGTGccgaaaaaacaaaagatactTCTGATGGTTCTCGATCTTCTCTTGAGAAGTCATCTACTGCTGGATTTTTGTGGCACCAGGATTATAGAAGCACGGAAACCGGCCTCGATATTGGCCATTGCAAGGTATTCTTGGACTCGGAGGATGTCGGACGAACCCTTGACCTCTCAGTTCTTGGCTCTTATGAAGAGCTGTACAGGAGATTGGCCAACATGTTTGGAATAGAAAGATCCAAGATGTTGGGCCATGTGTTGTATCGAGATGCAACAGGTGCTGTCAAACAAACTGGAGAAGAACCATTCAG TGCATTTATGAAAACAGCAAAAAGATTGACAATAAGGATGGATTCAAGCAATGAAACTGTTGCAAG GTCTTGGCTTACCGGGATTCGAACCGCCGAAAACGGGCTAGGAGGGCCGAGCAAAAGAGGTCCCTTAAGCATATTTGCGTGA